Proteins found in one Rhodobacteraceae bacterium D3-12 genomic segment:
- a CDS encoding AEC family transporter has product MIVGLGLIAPFFVYILAGVAAQLLLRHGAEQQRWLDAFIFYIALPALLFQSVRVVPPGAASLLGFLAVTTAMTGAMFVLGWLIGRRNKTEDHPAVFGLAASYSNIGYMGPALTVAVLGPAAGAPAAFVFCADVLLIFTIWPAMIDGGIRNFARLAASLRKVVTHPFILATLAGLLFARTGWDLPAALDTPLSGFQNAAAPAALFSLGLTLARNRSRALDTRLGACLVVKLIVHPLAVALAFMVFTGFDPVWVATAIIMGALPPAANVYVMARAEGISVPLSARTVLYGTAFSAITLPVVISLLS; this is encoded by the coding sequence ATGATCGTTGGTCTGGGACTGATCGCGCCGTTCTTTGTGTATATCCTTGCCGGAGTTGCGGCTCAGTTGCTGTTGCGCCATGGGGCCGAACAGCAGCGGTGGCTGGATGCGTTCATTTTTTACATCGCCTTGCCTGCACTGTTGTTTCAATCGGTGCGCGTCGTCCCGCCGGGCGCGGCGAGCCTGCTGGGGTTCTTGGCCGTGACCACCGCGATGACCGGGGCGATGTTTGTGCTCGGCTGGCTGATCGGGCGTCGCAACAAAACCGAGGACCATCCGGCGGTGTTCGGGCTTGCGGCCAGCTATTCCAACATTGGCTACATGGGGCCTGCTTTGACGGTTGCTGTTCTTGGCCCTGCGGCAGGGGCGCCTGCGGCTTTTGTCTTTTGCGCTGATGTGCTGCTGATCTTTACCATTTGGCCCGCCATGATCGACGGCGGAATTCGCAATTTTGCGCGCCTCGCTGCATCCTTGCGCAAAGTTGTGACACATCCGTTTATTTTGGCAACGCTGGCGGGGCTTTTGTTTGCGCGAACGGGGTGGGATTTGCCTGCGGCACTGGACACGCCCCTGAGCGGATTTCAAAACGCCGCTGCGCCTGCGGCTCTGTTCTCGCTCGGTTTGACGCTGGCGCGAAACCGGAGTCGCGCGCTGGATACAAGGCTTGGGGCGTGTCTTGTTGTGAAGCTGATTGTGCATCCATTGGCCGTCGCCTTGGCGTTCATGGTTTTTACTGGCTTTGATCCCGTTTGGGTCGCGACGGCCATTATTATGGGGGCGTTGCCGCCAGCCGCGAATGTCTATGTCATGGCCCGCGCCGAGGGGATTAGCGTGCCGCTTTCTGCCCGCACTGTCCTTTATGGCACTGCTTTTTCTGCGATCACCTTGCCTGTTGTTATCTCGCTGCTTTCTTAA
- a CDS encoding LysR family transcriptional regulator gives MNFKHLKYFVATAETGQVSRAARLLSISQSSVTASVRELEAILGVTLFQRRALGMELNEAGREFLPVARDILDKVEAAHHIHRGASDISGSLTIAATYTVLGYFLPFHIARLAQLYPQIELNIVELNRQSIEEQLLRSQIDMAVALTSNIHRDGIETLTLLKSPRRLWVPAGHPFGEDKEISLQQIANEPYVMLTVDEAAHSTMKYWNSNNAHPNIKLRTSSVEAVRSLVANGQGVTILSDMVYRPWSLEGRRIETVSTDVEIPTMDVGLALNRATPLTPAIEALRSYFTSAFLSPKLQL, from the coding sequence TTGAATTTCAAGCACCTGAAGTACTTTGTTGCCACGGCGGAGACCGGCCAAGTTAGCCGGGCTGCGCGTTTGTTGTCGATTTCACAGTCTTCTGTGACCGCATCAGTGCGTGAATTAGAGGCAATCTTGGGCGTAACGCTCTTTCAGCGTCGCGCCTTGGGAATGGAGTTGAACGAGGCCGGGCGTGAATTCTTGCCCGTGGCGCGAGACATCCTCGATAAGGTGGAGGCGGCGCATCATATCCACCGTGGAGCGTCCGACATCAGTGGCAGCCTGACTATTGCCGCGACTTACACGGTGCTGGGGTATTTCCTGCCGTTTCATATTGCGCGGCTGGCGCAGCTTTATCCGCAAATCGAACTGAACATCGTCGAGTTGAACCGACAGAGCATTGAGGAGCAATTGCTGCGTAGCCAGATCGACATGGCGGTGGCGTTGACCTCGAACATCCATCGCGATGGGATCGAGACTTTGACGTTGCTGAAATCACCGCGCCGTCTGTGGGTGCCAGCGGGGCACCCCTTTGGCGAAGACAAGGAAATCTCGCTCCAGCAGATCGCCAACGAACCCTATGTAATGCTGACGGTGGATGAGGCTGCGCATTCCACTATGAAGTATTGGAATAGCAACAATGCTCACCCAAATATCAAGCTGCGCACCTCTTCTGTTGAGGCGGTGCGATCGCTTGTGGCGAACGGGCAGGGGGTGACGATTTTGTCCGATATGGTGTATCGGCCTTGGTCGCTTGAAGGGCGGCGGATCGAGACGGTGTCGACGGATGTGGAAATTCCGACGATGGATGTGGGGCTGGCTTTGAACCGCGCCACGCCGCTTACTCCGGCGATAGAAGCTTTGCGGTCGTATTTCACCTCTGCGTTCCTATCGCCGAAGCTGCAATTATGA
- a CDS encoding 5-oxoprolinase subunit PxpA has product MKEVVDLNCDMGEGFGQWVLGDAPDEEIMKIISSANIAAGFHAGDPNSMNRVIKLAQAHGVGLGAHPGYADLQGFGRRYIKTDAAELINDIVYQIGAIREFGRRHGAQLQHVKLHGALYMEAAANEDLSQMLVDTLQATSPTSLLFCMGISKTYAAAQRAGHPVIREFYADRDYDNTGSIVFRRQVGRPDPEQIAEKCVKACKTGKVTTVEGDEIEIPFESICFHSDTPGALNMGQAIRAGLQDAGIRIATAAEIAKTL; this is encoded by the coding sequence ATGAAAGAGGTCGTCGACCTAAATTGCGACATGGGTGAAGGTTTCGGTCAGTGGGTGCTTGGCGATGCCCCTGACGAAGAGATCATGAAAATCATCAGTTCCGCCAATATCGCTGCGGGTTTTCATGCGGGCGATCCGAACTCAATGAACCGTGTTATCAAGCTCGCCCAAGCGCATGGCGTAGGGCTCGGCGCGCACCCGGGATATGCCGACTTACAAGGTTTCGGGCGCCGCTATATCAAGACCGACGCGGCAGAGCTGATCAATGACATCGTCTATCAGATCGGCGCCATCCGCGAATTCGGACGACGCCACGGTGCCCAGTTGCAGCATGTGAAACTGCATGGTGCCCTCTATATGGAGGCCGCCGCGAACGAAGACCTGTCGCAGATGCTGGTCGACACGCTTCAGGCAACCAGCCCCACGTCGCTTCTGTTCTGCATGGGAATCTCCAAAACCTATGCCGCGGCCCAACGCGCCGGCCATCCGGTGATCCGCGAATTCTATGCCGACCGGGATTACGACAATACCGGCTCCATCGTCTTCCGGCGGCAAGTGGGCCGGCCCGACCCTGAACAGATCGCTGAAAAATGCGTAAAAGCGTGCAAAACCGGCAAGGTGACCACGGTCGAAGGCGACGAGATCGAAATTCCGTTTGAATCGATTTGCTTTCACTCCGACACACCCGGCGCATTAAACATGGGTCAGGCCATCCGCGCCGGTCTGCAGGATGCAGGCATCCGGATCGCAACGGCAGCCGAAATCGCGAAAACCCTATAA
- a CDS encoding acetyl-CoA carboxylase translates to MAHILSPVPGTFYTQSAPGEPLFKTPGDAIAAGDVIGLIEVMKTFIEVKAEAAGTFKEYVVENGAAIGAGEWLAEFEG, encoded by the coding sequence ATGGCTCATATCCTCTCCCCCGTCCCCGGCACATTCTACACCCAATCCGCTCCGGGTGAGCCGTTGTTCAAAACGCCCGGCGATGCCATCGCCGCCGGTGATGTCATCGGCCTGATCGAGGTCATGAAAACCTTTATCGAAGTCAAGGCCGAGGCCGCAGGCACCTTCAAAGAATATGTCGTGGAGAATGGCGCGGCGATTGGCGCAGGCGAATGGCTTGCTGAGTTCGAGGGCTGA